In the bacterium genome, one interval contains:
- a CDS encoding V-type ATPase subunit produces the protein MRSLAQKAQEETRWNYLSGRIKALEKELISPNQYQSLISAKDQYELLRSLSDSPYKSIVRQEEDLFDYEKILNDHLAAKLQWIRKYSPQTLVYDYFTVRGNIQSFKAGIKSYLSQLPRNEELSEQRLEDTQFYGSAFKGDEIPQEYLTAYREVIRKYREKKSLQAVDFEADRQMLAILHQMADASSNEMMRKYTQSFIELKNLCALWRLKALGAPAAMISDIVFIPPQSGLTMNIMLELYEASYDRWPLMLSGHGYRDVFTGQGASREMSSTALGLEKRCDDFLMDILKRAKYIPFGIEVAFAYTAALFMEVLNIKIIIIAKINHVTEDLIRVKVRQGYV, from the coding sequence ATGAGATCTCTAGCTCAAAAGGCTCAAGAGGAAACAAGGTGGAATTATCTATCCGGACGAATAAAGGCCCTGGAGAAGGAACTGATTTCTCCGAATCAATATCAGTCTCTTATCTCGGCCAAAGACCAGTATGAGCTGCTCCGGTCCCTGTCTGATTCTCCGTATAAATCCATTGTGCGCCAAGAGGAGGACCTTTTCGACTATGAAAAGATTCTCAACGATCATCTGGCAGCCAAGCTCCAGTGGATCAGGAAATACTCTCCCCAGACTCTTGTCTATGATTATTTTACCGTACGAGGGAATATCCAGAGTTTCAAGGCCGGAATAAAGTCTTACCTCAGTCAGCTTCCGCGGAATGAAGAGTTGAGCGAGCAGAGGCTGGAAGATACGCAGTTCTATGGTTCTGCCTTTAAGGGGGATGAAATCCCTCAGGAATACCTGACGGCATACCGGGAGGTAATTCGCAAATACCGGGAAAAGAAGTCATTACAGGCTGTTGATTTTGAGGCTGACCGTCAGATGCTTGCCATTCTTCATCAGATGGCCGATGCATCATCGAATGAGATGATGCGAAAATATACCCAGAGCTTCATAGAATTGAAGAACCTCTGTGCGCTCTGGCGGCTGAAAGCCCTGGGAGCGCCTGCCGCTATGATTTCAGATATTGTATTCATTCCTCCCCAGTCCGGATTGACCATGAATATCATGCTGGAGTTATATGAGGCATCGTACGATAGATGGCCTTTGATGCTGTCCGGTCATGGTTATCGGGATGTCTTCACCGGGCAGGGAGCATCCCGTGAGATGTCTTCAACAGCATTAGGTCTTGAGAAACGGTGTGATGACTTTCTCATGGATATTCTCAAGAGAGCAAAATACATACCGTTTGGCATCGAGGTCGCGTTCGCCTACACAGCGGCACTTTTCATGGAAGTATTAAACATCAAGATCATTATCATAGCCAAGATTAACCACGTGACGGAGGACTTGATAAGGGTCAAGGTGAGGCAGGGATATGTCTAA
- a CDS encoding V-type ATP synthase subunit K, giving the protein MSSWQQMLNLFFVQTGAGLAALGAILVFTLGGLGSAKGILIAGSQAGGILSEKPDLFGQLLVIMALPGTQGFYGFICAIMAALRCGLIAGTITISPSQGLVVFFLGLGTGLVELMSAIYQGKASAVAANMVAKQPSEAGKAILIPALVETYAVIALLANILLLIWVTGTKF; this is encoded by the coding sequence ATGAGTTCTTGGCAACAGATGCTCAATCTCTTTTTTGTGCAGACAGGCGCAGGTTTGGCAGCTCTGGGGGCTATTTTGGTATTTACTTTGGGCGGGTTAGGTTCAGCAAAAGGTATCTTGATTGCGGGCAGTCAGGCAGGTGGGATATTGTCCGAGAAACCAGACCTGTTCGGGCAGCTTCTGGTGATTATGGCACTTCCCGGTACCCAGGGTTTTTATGGATTTATCTGCGCTATTATGGCGGCCTTGCGCTGTGGATTGATAGCGGGGACGATAACCATATCGCCTTCCCAGGGACTGGTTGTCTTCTTTTTAGGCCTTGGCACCGGCCTGGTAGAATTAATGAGCGCCATCTATCAGGGAAAGGCCTCTGCCGTAGCGGCAAACATGGTCGCCAAACAGCCTTCAGAGGCTGGAAAGGCTATTCTTATTCCAGCTCTGGTCGAGACCTATGCTGTTATTGCGCTTTTGGCCAACATCCTGTTATTGATCTGGGTTACCGGAACAAAATTTTAG
- a CDS encoding V-type ATP synthase subunit F codes for MSKVASIGEKDVLLCFKGMGVEVFPVTRPEEGLRKLNELAFDSSYGIILITESIALPIGAEISQLRQRAENIIVIIPGHKGSQNTSLIEMKKIIERAVGIDLISKGDNHSWE; via the coding sequence ATGTCTAAAGTCGCTTCTATCGGGGAAAAAGATGTCCTGCTCTGTTTTAAGGGCATGGGAGTGGAGGTTTTTCCGGTTACCAGACCTGAAGAAGGCCTGAGAAAACTGAATGAGCTTGCTTTTGATAGCTCGTATGGCATTATTTTGATCACCGAATCCATTGCCTTGCCCATAGGAGCCGAGATAAGCCAATTACGGCAAAGGGCTGAAAACATCATTGTCATCATACCAGGCCATAAGGGAAGCCAGAATACCAGCCTTATTGAAATGAAGAAGATCATTGAACGGGCTGTAGGGATTGACTTAATCTCAAAAGGAGATAATCATTCATGGGAGTAG
- a CDS encoding V-type ATP synthase subunit B: MSREYKTISQIFGPLMLVEEVEDVKFGELVQIRLPSQETRRGRVLEANQQKVLVQVFEGAESMNPDECRVKFVGHGIEFPVSPDILGRVFNAFGNPKDGKPEIIPEKKLDINGNPINPYARNYPNEFIQTGFSTIDGMNTLVRGQKLPVFSGSGLPHPQFAAQIARQARVLKEGEKFAVVFAAMGITFEEAEFFVNDFKRTGAINKTVLFINLANDPAIERIALPRSALTCAEYLAFDLDMHVLVILSDMTNYCEALREISAARKEIPGRRGYPGYLYTDLATLYERAGRIKGKNGSITQIPILTMPEDDKTHPIPDLTGYITEGQIFLSRELHRKGIYPPVDVRPSLSRLKDKGIGRDKTRKDHSDLLNQLFAAYARGKEAQELAVVLGESALTPVDLKFVEFADAFEDKFVRQREDENRNIETTLDMGWRLLSRLPMEELKRVRDAYKEEFLKPLIQ, translated from the coding sequence TTGAGCAGAGAGTATAAAACTATCTCCCAGATCTTTGGGCCGCTGATGTTGGTTGAAGAAGTCGAGGATGTCAAGTTTGGTGAACTGGTCCAGATACGACTGCCAAGTCAGGAAACCCGGCGGGGACGGGTGCTGGAAGCCAATCAGCAAAAGGTTCTGGTTCAGGTCTTTGAAGGGGCGGAAAGCATGAACCCGGATGAATGCAGGGTCAAATTTGTCGGACATGGCATTGAGTTTCCTGTCTCACCTGACATTCTGGGCCGGGTTTTTAATGCTTTTGGCAATCCGAAGGACGGAAAGCCGGAAATAATTCCGGAAAAGAAACTCGACATTAACGGCAACCCTATTAATCCCTATGCCCGGAATTATCCCAATGAGTTTATCCAGACTGGATTTTCAACCATCGATGGCATGAACACCCTGGTCAGGGGGCAGAAGCTGCCGGTTTTCTCCGGATCAGGATTGCCCCATCCGCAATTTGCCGCCCAGATAGCACGGCAGGCACGGGTACTCAAGGAAGGAGAGAAGTTTGCCGTTGTCTTTGCAGCCATGGGCATCACCTTTGAAGAGGCGGAATTTTTTGTCAATGATTTTAAGCGGACCGGAGCCATAAACAAGACGGTACTCTTCATCAATCTGGCCAACGATCCGGCCATCGAAAGAATCGCCCTTCCCCGGAGTGCCCTGACCTGTGCTGAATACCTGGCCTTTGATCTGGATATGCACGTTCTGGTAATCCTGAGTGATATGACCAATTACTGTGAGGCCTTGCGGGAGATCTCGGCAGCCCGCAAAGAGATTCCCGGACGGCGCGGGTATCCTGGCTATTTATATACGGACCTGGCCACTCTCTATGAACGGGCGGGAAGGATTAAAGGGAAAAATGGGTCTATAACCCAGATTCCTATCCTTACCATGCCGGAAGATGACAAGACCCATCCCATCCCTGACCTCACCGGCTACATTACCGAGGGGCAGATATTCCTCTCGCGTGAGCTGCACCGCAAGGGAATATATCCGCCCGTGGATGTGCGACCTTCACTGTCCAGGCTGAAAGACAAGGGTATTGGCAGGGATAAGACCAGAAAGGATCATTCGGATTTATTGAATCAGTTGTTTGCCGCTTATGCACGCGGCAAGGAGGCCCAGGAACTGGCTGTTGTTCTTGGTGAATCAGCGCTGACTCCGGTGGATTTAAAATTCGTGGAATTTGCCGATGCATTTGAGGATAAATTCGTACGGCAACGTGAGGATGAAAACAGGAATATCGAGACTACACTGGATATGGGATGGCGACTGCTGAGCAGGCTGCCGATGGAAGAATTAAAAAGGGTCCGTGACGCTTATAAAGAAGAATTCCTGAAACCTCTCATTCAATAA
- a CDS encoding V-type ATP synthase subunit E, with product MSLEKIRQKILEEAEAQASRIIREAEEKVRMAREEAGRNAEARYKAEIENEKTALALEEERLLTEYRANTSAEVLRLKNQLIDEVFDKAIERILQLEDRKYLDIIARYLAENLTFGVDTLIISQKDHGRITQDWVNALLKKTRKEGLRLKIVTSHDIQGGFILRGEKAEIDCSLQQIIADKKEELKPEISRVLF from the coding sequence GTGAGCCTTGAGAAAATACGACAAAAAATCCTGGAAGAGGCTGAAGCACAAGCAAGCCGGATCATCAGGGAAGCTGAAGAAAAGGTCAGAATGGCGCGCGAGGAGGCCGGAAGAAATGCTGAGGCACGGTATAAAGCAGAAATAGAGAATGAAAAAACAGCTCTGGCCCTTGAGGAAGAGCGGCTTCTTACTGAATACAGGGCAAATACGAGTGCCGAGGTGTTACGGTTAAAGAACCAGCTCATTGATGAGGTATTCGATAAGGCCATTGAAAGAATATTACAGCTTGAGGACAGGAAATATCTTGATATTATTGCCCGCTACCTCGCTGAAAACCTTACCTTCGGGGTGGATACTCTGATTATCAGCCAAAAGGATCATGGCAGAATCACCCAGGACTGGGTTAATGCTCTCTTAAAAAAGACCCGGAAAGAAGGTCTGCGGTTAAAAATTGTTACCTCTCACGATATTCAGGGAGGTTTTATCCTCCGGGGCGAAAAGGCGGAAATAGATTGCTCTTTACAGCAGATAATAGCTGATAAGAAAGAAGAGTTGAAGCCCGAAATCTCCCGGGTGCTTTTTTAA
- a CDS encoding Ig-like domain-containing protein yields MENKKVMITQILTVFLFFSLCFWGAGKPSASQAASGEVSAALSPAVIVEADPAIYPPQEEVPVSQAVRVTFNKNMDQATTRSAFALYRISGAGEHLLVDGICQVTGNVLTFTPFHPLAADSIYQVALSLKATDASGQNLQGIQNTPPAQGDILWYFVTVADAIPPEITDCSPASEDRDISPPTEIRFHVRDNNAGVDPGSLAVKINGQQVAPVLSPMSKKDLQVVYSPDTPFPYGERITVSIYARDYVGNPVEQSYSFTTMSRPDRSWSLEHKALTDVAALAIDSQDQLWVALRQGPDGSTGGVRMFDGSRWHLYASAGEVFIDNATAIAVDSRDQVWVGLGTDEAAGDDPNAVPKLAKYNGQNWTLYTAKALGVSSEEEINEIAVDFQNHLWIATSSSGVIEFDGNFSLPRGLEDTGQEDIQVRAIAPGPDNDIWVGTDLYGVLRLGAVGGWVQYAFSVRGRDPVDFIVNDLAVGTDGKVWAATSSGLLQLSPDDEAGGGWKCLIPNNFVHAVAVDRRSGNIWIGTERGLLRLDSQSNQVNFLPDEPYYPLAAEAVTHIAINPNPGHPEIWVAGTDSLARRDENAPRIISSLPKGGAQNVAENTSITIYFSEAMDPNSRAFFNLYDSRHKPVSGSAIIDGDTLTFALPPGASLLEGETYTLIAASQMQDLAGNRLDGDRDGLGGEPEDTCSLVFTVEKKAVPLPSSEGWLSAYSGGWSGAGFGFPGSPAGLFGTQIIPLNPWSGLSPMSGFSSWSVFNPLSGFDSQFQNNWGASFGQGISFNQFGFQGWSSNSWSTQPLGNTLRNFLPGGLGSN; encoded by the coding sequence ATGGAGAATAAAAAAGTAATGATTACACAGATCCTTACTGTATTTTTATTTTTTTCCCTCTGCTTTTGGGGGGCAGGAAAGCCATCGGCTTCTCAGGCTGCATCTGGCGAGGTATCGGCCGCTCTATCACCAGCGGTTATCGTTGAAGCGGACCCCGCCATCTATCCGCCTCAGGAGGAGGTGCCGGTATCTCAGGCTGTTCGCGTTACGTTCAATAAAAACATGGATCAGGCAACGACCCGGTCAGCCTTTGCCCTGTACCGGATTTCTGGAGCCGGTGAGCATCTTTTGGTTGACGGAATTTGTCAGGTTACGGGCAATGTTCTTACCTTTACCCCATTCCACCCCCTGGCCGCAGACTCCATCTACCAGGTGGCCCTGAGCTTGAAAGCCACTGATGCGAGCGGCCAAAATTTGCAGGGCATCCAGAATACCCCTCCAGCGCAAGGAGATATCCTCTGGTATTTTGTCACTGTAGCCGATGCTATTCCTCCGGAGATTACCGATTGCTCACCTGCTTCGGAAGATAGGGATATTTCTCCTCCGACTGAGATCAGGTTTCATGTCCGGGATAATAACGCGGGCGTGGATCCTGGTTCTCTGGCAGTGAAAATCAATGGCCAACAGGTGGCCCCTGTTCTCAGCCCAATGTCAAAGAAGGACTTACAGGTAGTATATTCTCCGGATACTCCTTTCCCGTATGGCGAGAGAATCACGGTTTCCATTTATGCCAGGGATTATGTGGGTAATCCCGTTGAACAGTCCTATTCATTCACCACCATGAGCAGGCCGGATCGATCCTGGTCCCTGGAGCATAAGGCCCTGACGGATGTTGCCGCTCTGGCTATCGACAGCCAGGACCAGCTCTGGGTGGCTTTGCGGCAAGGCCCCGATGGCAGCACCGGCGGGGTCAGAATGTTTGATGGCAGCCGCTGGCACCTGTACGCCTCGGCAGGGGAGGTATTCATTGATAATGCAACAGCCATAGCCGTTGACAGCCGGGATCAGGTATGGGTTGGCCTTGGGACGGATGAGGCTGCGGGGGATGATCCGAATGCTGTCCCCAAGCTGGCAAAATATAATGGACAGAATTGGACACTCTACACCGCCAAAGCCCTTGGTGTTTCCTCTGAAGAAGAAATCAATGAAATAGCCGTCGATTTTCAGAATCACCTCTGGATCGCCACATCCTCAAGCGGAGTGATTGAGTTTGACGGGAATTTCAGCCTGCCGCGGGGACTGGAAGATACCGGCCAGGAGGATATCCAGGTCAGGGCAATTGCCCCTGGACCGGACAACGATATTTGGGTTGGAACCGACCTTTACGGGGTCCTGCGGTTAGGCGCGGTCGGGGGATGGGTGCAGTATGCTTTTTCGGTCCGCGGCCGGGATCCGGTTGATTTTATCGTCAACGACCTGGCTGTCGGTACTGATGGAAAAGTGTGGGCAGCCACCAGCTCAGGTCTATTGCAGCTTTCTCCGGATGATGAGGCAGGTGGAGGATGGAAGTGCCTGATCCCCAATAATTTCGTTCATGCCGTGGCTGTAGACAGGCGATCGGGAAATATCTGGATTGGAACGGAGCGGGGGCTTCTCAGGCTCGACAGCCAATCGAACCAGGTAAATTTTTTGCCAGATGAGCCATACTATCCTCTTGCAGCCGAGGCTGTTACCCATATAGCCATAAATCCCAACCCCGGTCATCCAGAAATCTGGGTTGCCGGCACTGACTCACTGGCCAGGAGAGATGAAAATGCACCTCGGATTATTTCCAGTCTACCGAAAGGCGGAGCTCAAAATGTAGCTGAAAATACTTCTATTACCATATACTTTTCCGAGGCCATGGATCCAAATTCCAGGGCATTTTTCAACCTGTATGACTCTCGCCATAAGCCCGTTTCAGGCAGTGCCATAATTGACGGAGATACCTTGACATTTGCTCTTCCTCCAGGCGCATCTTTGCTGGAGGGTGAGACCTACACACTCATCGCCGCCTCTCAGATGCAGGATCTGGCCGGTAACAGGCTCGATGGAGATCGGGATGGACTGGGAGGAGAGCCGGAGGATACCTGCTCGCTTGTTTTTACGGTCGAGAAGAAGGCCGTACCACTTCCTTCCAGTGAAGGATGGCTATCCGCTTACAGCGGAGGATGGAGCGGTGCGGGTTTTGGTTTTCCAGGTTCTCCTGCCGGACTTTTCGGCACTCAGATCATCCCCCTGAATCCGTGGTCCGGCCTGAGCCCGATGTCCGGTTTTAGTTCATGGTCTGTTTTCAATCCTCTGTCCGGCTTTGATTCGCAATTTCAAAACAACTGGGGGGCCTCTTTCGGTCAGGGAATCTCTTTTAATCAGTTTGGCTTTCAGGGATGGAGCAGCAATAGCTGGTCTACCCAGCCTCTGGGGAATACACTGCGCAATTTTCTCCCGGGAGGTCTTGGTTCTAACTGA
- a CDS encoding V-type ATP synthase subunit A has protein sequence MGVGRIIKVAGPLVVAEGLEGARMFEIARVSDQKLLGEIIEIREKLCSIQVYEETDGIGPGDPVYLVNEPLSVELGPGLIGSIFDGVQRPLDALQSLYGDYIVRGIESPAIPRDKKWLFEPAVKKGDKVSAGDMVGFVQETKIVKHKIMVPFPLEGVVKEIRKGEFTVEETVCILTTKEGDKKLNLLQRWPVRKPRPVKQKLPPVEPLVTGQRIIDMLFPLCKGGTACVPGPFGSGKTVVQHQLAKWCDADIIIFVGCGERGNEMTDVLIEFPELKDPRTSDSLMNRTVLIANTSNMPVAAREASVFTGITIAEYFRDMGYNVALMADSTSRWAEAMREMSGRLEEMPGEEGYPAYLSSRIAGFYERAGRVKCLGQDDRPATLSLIGAVSPPGGDLSEPVVQATLRVVKVFWGLDDAIASRRHFPAIDWLKSYSLYNDEVDRAAGEKIDKNWKSNRVEAMKILQKESELIEIVRLVGFDALSSEDKLTMEIAKSIREDFLHQNAFMEEDTYTSYPKQFKMLNIILMFGKYAAKAIKSNVPFEKIARLPVREQIARAKYIDEKSLFKFEDLENEIKEQFKDLEENKEGVILEQRV, from the coding sequence ATGGGAGTAGGAAGAATAATTAAGGTTGCTGGCCCGCTCGTTGTAGCCGAAGGCCTGGAGGGTGCCAGAATGTTCGAGATCGCCAGGGTGAGCGATCAAAAGCTGCTGGGAGAGATTATCGAGATTAGGGAAAAATTGTGTTCTATTCAAGTTTATGAGGAAACTGACGGTATCGGACCAGGAGACCCTGTTTACCTCGTTAACGAACCCTTAAGCGTCGAACTGGGACCAGGGCTCATTGGATCTATTTTTGATGGGGTTCAAAGACCCCTGGATGCCCTGCAATCTTTGTATGGCGATTACATCGTGAGGGGAATCGAAAGCCCTGCCATACCTCGCGATAAAAAATGGCTGTTTGAACCAGCCGTCAAAAAAGGGGATAAGGTTTCTGCCGGAGACATGGTCGGATTCGTTCAGGAGACCAAAATAGTCAAGCATAAAATCATGGTCCCCTTTCCCCTGGAAGGGGTCGTAAAAGAAATCAGGAAAGGAGAATTCACCGTTGAAGAGACGGTCTGCATCCTCACTACCAAAGAGGGTGACAAAAAATTAAACCTGCTCCAGCGCTGGCCGGTGAGAAAACCAAGGCCGGTGAAACAAAAACTGCCTCCCGTAGAGCCTTTGGTAACCGGGCAGAGAATCATCGATATGCTTTTTCCCCTCTGCAAGGGGGGCACCGCCTGCGTGCCGGGGCCATTCGGGAGTGGGAAAACCGTTGTCCAGCACCAGTTGGCCAAATGGTGCGATGCCGATATCATCATTTTTGTAGGCTGTGGTGAACGCGGCAATGAGATGACCGATGTTCTCATTGAATTTCCGGAGCTCAAAGATCCGAGGACCAGCGATTCTTTAATGAACAGAACGGTTTTGATAGCCAATACCTCGAACATGCCGGTGGCTGCACGGGAAGCTTCGGTATTTACCGGAATTACCATTGCCGAATACTTCCGGGATATGGGATATAACGTAGCCCTCATGGCTGACTCCACTTCCCGCTGGGCCGAGGCCATGCGGGAGATGTCAGGCCGTCTGGAGGAGATGCCGGGCGAGGAAGGATACCCTGCTTACTTAAGCTCCAGAATCGCGGGCTTCTATGAGCGGGCAGGAAGAGTAAAGTGTCTGGGACAGGATGACAGACCTGCCACCTTAAGCCTTATCGGTGCAGTATCACCGCCGGGTGGAGACCTCTCGGAGCCTGTTGTGCAGGCTACTTTACGGGTGGTGAAAGTATTCTGGGGACTTGATGATGCCATTGCTTCACGACGGCATTTTCCGGCCATTGACTGGCTGAAGAGTTATTCGCTCTATAATGACGAGGTCGATAGGGCTGCGGGTGAGAAGATAGACAAAAACTGGAAATCGAATCGGGTTGAAGCCATGAAGATATTGCAGAAGGAATCGGAGCTCATCGAAATTGTCAGGCTCGTGGGCTTTGATGCCTTATCCTCTGAAGATAAGTTGACTATGGAAATAGCCAAATCCATCAGGGAGGATTTCCTCCATCAAAATGCCTTCATGGAGGAGGATACCTATACTTCTTACCCGAAGCAATTCAAGATGCTGAATATCATTTTGATGTTCGGAAAGTATGCCGCAAAGGCAATAAAAAGTAATGTTCCCTTTGAAAAGATCGCCCGTTTGCCCGTCAGGGAACAGATTGCCCGGGCTAAATATATCGACGAGAAATCATTGTTCAAGTTCGAGGATTTGGAAAACGAAATAAAGGAGCAGTTTAAGGATCTTGAAGAAAACAAGGAAGGAGTTATACTTGAGCAGAGAGTATAA
- a CDS encoding V-type ATPase 116kDa subunit family protein, whose translation MAIEKMTKVSIVCLKSREEELRSFLMKKGVLHVVDLRPSLKLEENGNHESNLISVDTTEYDQRIVQLNSILDFFHKFHPENKGLISLFTTTPTTFATQSDVEEAHSLDVEGLLKKVRALDKSFEDSKKREEEIAHELKEIEPYTAISFPPALVRESKKTFALLGKMNRNDYETFLSKAEEYLDSLHLETLSEDKSSRLILVIGLKGIQEQINDILIGTHFIPVSLPPLTVTVSERCQELRKESEKLKLEQEKIVGRIGEYLRHRVHVRILLEDYQNKKSFHEVQKNFLQTPHTVILEGFVRTQDVKALDEGLGSLFQDISYTFSSPESSDNVPVSLKNNRIFRPVELLVEMFGYPNYFALDPTPFIFWTFLSFFGICLGDVLYGIMLVGLCTFLIRKYNQEKRLVRFLRLFWYAGFSTTFFGLITGSWGGDLVSAKYLSASNPLLILRDSLVILDPMGKPLVALVIAIFIGVLNQFYGIFLKVVKEIRQGNIKNALFDGILWYPYLSGAIILISSLFTTVNPLLYKVGFILFIGGAVGLVLTQGRNEELLLAKFLTGIASLYGIVGSYGLAGFIGDCLSYSRLLALGLTTTIVGMAFNIIAFLFKIPVIWPCMIASVLILGHMFNFIMNILGAFIHPARLTLLEFFGRFYDSGGTPFRAFSNEYAALEIVETAQAVDERCYREELCSGGS comes from the coding sequence ATGGCTATTGAGAAGATGACGAAGGTATCCATTGTATGCTTAAAAAGCAGGGAGGAGGAACTTCGCTCCTTCTTAATGAAAAAAGGTGTTTTACATGTCGTCGATCTCAGACCATCTTTAAAGCTCGAAGAAAACGGCAACCATGAAAGTAATTTGATATCAGTCGATACTACGGAATATGATCAGAGGATCGTTCAACTAAACTCCATTCTTGACTTTTTCCATAAATTCCATCCTGAAAACAAAGGTCTCATATCCCTTTTTACTACTACACCTACAACCTTTGCCACCCAATCAGATGTGGAGGAAGCACACAGCCTCGATGTCGAAGGATTACTTAAGAAAGTAAGAGCACTCGACAAGAGTTTTGAGGATAGTAAAAAGAGAGAAGAGGAGATAGCTCATGAGCTGAAGGAAATCGAGCCTTACACCGCTATCTCTTTCCCGCCTGCTCTCGTTCGAGAGAGTAAAAAAACTTTCGCCTTACTGGGGAAAATGAATCGCAATGATTATGAAACCTTCTTAAGCAAGGCGGAAGAATACCTTGATAGCTTGCACCTTGAAACTCTGTCGGAAGACAAATCTTCGCGATTAATCCTTGTTATCGGGTTAAAGGGTATACAAGAGCAGATCAATGATATTCTCATCGGCACTCATTTCATACCCGTGTCCCTGCCGCCCTTAACCGTAACCGTGAGTGAGCGATGTCAGGAATTGAGAAAAGAGTCAGAAAAGCTGAAGCTGGAACAGGAAAAGATTGTCGGCAGGATCGGAGAATATCTCAGGCACAGAGTGCATGTCAGGATTTTGCTGGAAGATTACCAGAATAAAAAGTCCTTCCACGAAGTTCAGAAGAATTTTTTACAGACTCCGCATACGGTAATTTTGGAAGGCTTTGTTCGTACTCAGGATGTAAAGGCATTGGATGAAGGGCTTGGCTCTCTTTTTCAAGATATCAGCTACACATTTTCTTCTCCGGAATCGTCAGATAATGTCCCGGTCTCATTAAAAAATAACAGAATCTTCAGGCCAGTTGAGCTTCTTGTCGAGATGTTTGGCTACCCCAACTATTTTGCTCTGGATCCAACTCCTTTCATTTTTTGGACCTTTTTATCCTTCTTTGGCATCTGCCTCGGAGATGTTCTCTACGGAATTATGCTGGTTGGCCTTTGTACCTTCCTGATCAGGAAATATAACCAAGAAAAAAGACTGGTCAGATTTTTACGGCTTTTCTGGTATGCAGGTTTCTCGACTACCTTTTTCGGGCTCATAACCGGCTCCTGGGGTGGAGATCTGGTTTCGGCCAAATATCTCTCCGCATCCAATCCTCTTCTTATCTTAAGGGATAGCTTAGTTATTCTTGATCCAATGGGGAAGCCGTTAGTTGCCCTGGTTATTGCCATTTTCATCGGTGTTCTGAACCAGTTTTATGGTATTTTTTTGAAGGTTGTAAAAGAAATACGGCAGGGAAATATAAAAAATGCCCTATTTGATGGTATTCTTTGGTATCCATATCTTTCAGGTGCCATAATCCTTATTTCTTCCCTTTTTACCACGGTAAATCCTTTGTTGTACAAAGTGGGATTCATTCTTTTTATCGGGGGTGCAGTCGGTCTGGTCTTGACTCAAGGACGGAATGAGGAGCTTTTGCTCGCCAAGTTCTTGACAGGAATAGCGAGTTTATATGGTATTGTCGGCAGTTACGGCCTGGCAGGGTTTATTGGAGACTGCCTCTCCTATTCCCGTCTCCTGGCCCTTGGATTGACCACCACCATAGTCGGTATGGCCTTTAATATTATAGCCTTTCTATTTAAAATTCCGGTTATATGGCCATGTATGATTGCGTCTGTTCTCATTTTAGGTCATATGTTTAATTTTATCATGAATATTCTTGGAGCATTTATCCATCCAGCCAGGTTGACCCTTCTGGAGTTTTTCGGAAGATTCTATGATAGTGGCGGGACGCCTTTTCGGGCCTTCTCCAATGAATATGCCGCTCTGGAAATTGTCGAAACTGCTCAGGCTGTTGATGAAAGGTGTTATAGAGAGGAATTATGCTCCGGAGGATCTTGA